In Nocardioides sp., the following proteins share a genomic window:
- a CDS encoding DUF4870 domain-containing protein, whose amino-acid sequence MTQQPDYGQPPTYATPPQAMTPGDEKTWSVVAHGAALAAMFFSAGFLGFLGSLVVYLLYRDRGPFVRAHSANSLNIQITMFLWLIGLTIAAVVIGILTLGIALIVLIPLLMAAPLFAAVLHIIGLMKANNGDWWDPPMTIRFVS is encoded by the coding sequence ATGACCCAGCAGCCCGACTACGGCCAGCCGCCCACCTACGCGACGCCGCCGCAAGCCATGACACCCGGTGACGAGAAGACCTGGTCGGTGGTGGCGCACGGTGCCGCCCTCGCGGCGATGTTCTTCAGCGCCGGCTTCCTGGGTTTCCTCGGCTCGCTGGTCGTCTATCTGCTCTATCGCGATCGTGGCCCGTTCGTACGCGCACACTCGGCCAACTCGCTCAATATCCAGATCACCATGTTCCTGTGGTTGATCGGGCTCACCATTGCTGCCGTGGTGATCGGCATCCTCACCTTGGGCATCGCCTTGATCGTGCTGATCCCGCTGCTGATGGCTGCGCCGCTGTTCGCGGCCGTGCTGCACATCATCGGTCTGATGAAGGCCAACAACGGCGATTGGTGGGACCCGCCGATGACGATCCGGTTCGTCAGCTGA
- a CDS encoding response regulator transcription factor yields MTAARVLLADDHALVRQGVRLILDQQPDLTVVAEAADGAEAVAMVRDQAIDLAILDVSMPTMTGLQAAAEISRRRDAPKILILSMHDNEQYFYEALRVGASGYVLKSVADRDLVDACRAALQGRSFLYPGVESALVRDYLARARRGERLPTAVLTPREDQVVKQIAEGRTSREIATLLSISVKTVDRHRENILNKLGMRDRTELTRYAIRAGLIEP; encoded by the coding sequence GTGACGGCGGCCCGGGTCCTCCTGGCCGACGATCACGCGCTCGTACGGCAGGGCGTACGCCTGATCTTGGACCAGCAACCCGATCTCACCGTCGTCGCCGAGGCAGCGGACGGCGCCGAGGCCGTCGCGATGGTCCGAGACCAGGCGATCGACCTGGCGATCCTCGATGTGTCCATGCCGACCATGACCGGCCTCCAAGCCGCAGCCGAGATCTCCAGACGCCGTGACGCACCCAAGATCTTGATCTTGTCGATGCACGACAACGAGCAGTATTTCTATGAGGCGCTGCGCGTGGGAGCGTCGGGGTACGTCCTGAAATCGGTGGCCGACCGTGACCTCGTCGATGCCTGCCGGGCGGCGTTGCAGGGCCGGTCGTTTCTTTATCCGGGTGTCGAGAGTGCGCTCGTACGCGACTATCTCGCGCGCGCTCGGCGCGGGGAGCGGCTGCCGACTGCGGTCCTGACGCCACGTGAGGACCAGGTCGTCAAGCAGATCGCGGAGGGGAGAACCTCACGTGAGATCGCCACGCTGCTCAGCATCTCGGTCAAGACCGTAGACCGGCACCGCGAGAACATCCTGAACAAGCTCGGGATGCGCGATCGCACCGAGCTGACCCGTTATGCGATCCGGGCCGGGCTGATCGAGCCCTGA
- a CDS encoding MFS transporter, translating into MTWRASLAPLRDRNFAWYFGSRFVNTLGNMMANIALAFAVLDVTDSASALGQVLAAHTIPMIVLLLWGGVISDRFPRTLVLQFSNITSALAQGLIALLVLTGTAELWSLIVLSVIHGAVSAIALPAMASMVPQLVPRDQLQSANTLLSITRNGMTIIGPTIGGLLVVTVGSGWALAIDAATWALSAALLLGVRIPAREPSEATPDTWRELREGWTYFRSTTWLWVVVLGFGALNLIHNGAWFVLGPVVAQETIGRQGWGYVLSAEAAGLFLMGLILLRVRLERPLRYGMLGISFMGVPMVILGVEPHLGALLVGAFIGGLGIEVFALGWNLAMHENVPEEMQSRAWSYDALGSFIAMPIGQMAYGPLGHLFGYRDVLLVSGVAYVLLCGLVLCSRSVRDLPRAVEHAAG; encoded by the coding sequence GTGACCTGGCGCGCGTCGCTCGCTCCGCTGCGCGATCGCAACTTCGCCTGGTATTTCGGGTCGCGGTTCGTCAACACGCTGGGCAACATGATGGCCAACATCGCGTTGGCCTTCGCGGTCCTCGATGTCACCGACTCTGCATCGGCTCTTGGACAGGTGCTCGCCGCGCACACGATCCCGATGATCGTGCTGCTGCTGTGGGGCGGCGTGATCTCCGACCGCTTCCCACGCACGCTGGTCTTGCAGTTCTCCAACATCACCTCGGCCCTCGCCCAGGGCCTGATCGCGTTGCTCGTACTCACCGGCACTGCCGAGTTGTGGTCACTGATCGTGCTGTCGGTGATCCACGGCGCGGTCTCGGCGATCGCCCTGCCTGCGATGGCGAGCATGGTGCCGCAGTTGGTCCCTCGCGATCAGTTGCAGTCGGCCAACACTCTGCTGTCGATCACCCGCAACGGCATGACGATCATCGGTCCGACCATCGGCGGCCTCCTCGTCGTGACCGTCGGCAGCGGGTGGGCGCTGGCAATCGATGCCGCAACCTGGGCGCTGTCAGCTGCGCTGTTGTTGGGCGTACGCATCCCCGCCCGCGAGCCCAGCGAGGCGACGCCGGACACGTGGCGCGAGTTGCGCGAGGGGTGGACGTACTTTCGCTCCACCACCTGGCTCTGGGTCGTCGTGCTGGGTTTCGGGGCGCTCAACCTGATCCACAACGGCGCTTGGTTCGTGCTGGGACCGGTGGTCGCGCAGGAGACGATCGGTCGCCAGGGCTGGGGCTATGTGTTGTCGGCCGAAGCCGCCGGCCTGTTCCTGATGGGCTTGATCCTGCTGCGTGTGCGACTCGAACGACCGCTGCGCTACGGGATGCTCGGCATCTCATTCATGGGCGTGCCCATGGTCATCCTCGGCGTCGAGCCCCATCTGGGAGCGCTGCTGGTCGGTGCGTTCATCGGTGGGCTGGGCATCGAAGTCTTCGCGCTTGGTTGGAACCTCGCGATGCACGAGAACGTGCCCGAGGAGATGCAGTCACGTGCGTGGTCTTATGACGCGCTCGGCTCGTTCATCGCGATGCCGATCGGACAGATGGCGTACGGCCCACTCGGCCACCTTTTCGGCTATCGCGACGTCCTCCTCGTCAGCGGGGTGGCGTACGTCTTGTTATGCGGGCTGGTGCTGTGTTCGAGGTCGGTGCGCGACCTCCCGAGGGCGGTCGAGCACGCGGCGGGCTAG
- a CDS encoding potassium/proton antiporter, translating into MSLELFILGAALVILAGVAAVRVSARAGLPSLLLYLAIGLAVGESGLGLPFEDVNLTMILATLALAVILGEGGFSTRWEDVRPVAGLAGLLATLGVVVSVLVTAAIAYLALDVDVRTALLLGAVVGSTDAAATFSVMRRLPIRPRLRATLEAESGFNDPPVIILVTVVASDAWHSANGFAIAGLIGYQLIAGAVLGLAIARIGQELLQRSALPNAGLYPLATVTILFLAFAVAGLAGASGLMAIYVAGLWLGNARLPHRQSTAGFAEGLGWLSQIGLFVMLGLLASPSRLPDALLPAAIVGLGLTLIARPLSVVLCASWWRIPLRHQAFLSWAGLRGAVPIVLATIPITQDLPSAYRIFDVVFVLVVVFTLIQAPTLPWVARRTGVTVQGVTQSLDLEVAPLEALDANLVQFTVPDRSRMVGVYATDLRLPASVALALIHREGRVFVPDEHTSLRAGDHLLLAVPEADREATEQRLRTVSEGGRLGAWLEEVSYLTAVVRR; encoded by the coding sequence ATGAGTCTCGAACTCTTCATCCTTGGCGCTGCCCTGGTCATTCTGGCCGGGGTGGCGGCCGTACGTGTGTCCGCGCGCGCGGGCCTGCCGAGCCTGCTGCTCTATCTCGCGATCGGGTTGGCAGTCGGCGAGTCCGGCCTCGGGCTTCCGTTCGAGGATGTCAACCTCACGATGATCCTCGCGACGTTGGCCCTGGCCGTGATCTTGGGTGAAGGCGGGTTCAGCACCCGGTGGGAAGACGTACGCCCAGTCGCCGGCCTGGCGGGTCTACTCGCCACCTTGGGTGTGGTGGTCAGCGTGCTGGTCACCGCCGCGATCGCCTACCTCGCGCTCGACGTCGACGTGCGGACGGCGCTCCTGCTCGGCGCGGTCGTCGGCTCTACCGACGCCGCCGCGACCTTCTCGGTGATGCGTCGACTCCCGATCCGGCCGCGGTTGCGCGCCACCTTGGAAGCCGAATCGGGATTCAACGACCCTCCCGTGATCATCTTGGTGACGGTTGTGGCCAGTGACGCCTGGCATTCGGCCAACGGCTTCGCGATCGCGGGCCTGATCGGCTATCAACTGATTGCCGGTGCCGTGCTCGGCCTGGCGATCGCACGGATCGGTCAGGAACTACTGCAGCGCAGCGCGCTGCCCAATGCGGGCCTTTACCCGTTGGCCACCGTCACGATCCTGTTCCTGGCGTTCGCAGTGGCGGGCCTGGCCGGCGCGAGTGGCTTGATGGCGATCTATGTCGCAGGTCTGTGGCTGGGCAACGCCCGACTCCCGCACCGGCAGTCGACGGCCGGTTTCGCCGAGGGTCTCGGCTGGCTGTCTCAGATCGGTCTCTTCGTGATGCTCGGGCTGCTCGCCAGCCCGTCGCGACTGCCAGACGCCCTGCTGCCCGCCGCGATCGTAGGGCTCGGCCTGACCCTGATCGCCCGCCCGCTGTCCGTGGTCCTCTGCGCCTCGTGGTGGCGGATCCCGTTGCGCCATCAGGCGTTCTTGTCGTGGGCGGGGCTACGCGGAGCTGTCCCGATCGTGCTCGCCACCATCCCGATTACTCAAGACCTGCCGTCGGCCTACCGGATCTTCGACGTGGTCTTCGTGCTGGTCGTGGTCTTCACGCTGATCCAGGCGCCGACGCTCCCGTGGGTGGCCCGGCGTACGGGCGTGACCGTGCAGGGTGTCACCCAGTCACTCGATCTCGAAGTCGCTCCTCTGGAGGCACTCGACGCCAACCTGGTCCAGTTCACGGTCCCGGACCGCTCGCGGATGGTCGGCGTCTACGCCACCGATCTGAGGCTGCCTGCCTCTGTTGCGCTGGCGCTGATTCACCGCGAGGGTCGCGTGTTCGTACCCGACGAGCACACCTCATTGCGCGCGGGCGATCATCTGCTGCTCGCAGTGCCTGAAGCCGACCGCGAGGCCACCGAGCAGCGGCTGCGTACGGTCAGCGAAGGCGGTCGCCTCGGTGCCTGGCTGGAGGAAGTCTCGTATCTCACCGCGGTCGTCAGGCGATAA
- a CDS encoding helix-turn-helix domain-containing protein, with protein MAAELTDNAAISALRSVAHPVRLRILSLLTAEAMSAAEVARTLDLTHANASYHLRVLHDAGELIIEGEEKIRGGTAKRYRYVVGGDPERPSSPPSPEDEIAWQHATGHEVVRRLGQRVTGPGSSSDIETWVEPETWLEAVRLIRSAMNLLHEHARPSHTGGTVHVSASSQAFLMAPSEWPPGVAQ; from the coding sequence ATGGCCGCCGAACTCACCGACAACGCAGCGATCTCCGCGCTGCGCTCAGTCGCGCATCCCGTACGCCTGCGCATCCTCTCCTTGCTGACCGCCGAAGCCATGAGCGCGGCGGAGGTCGCACGCACCCTCGACCTCACCCACGCCAACGCCAGCTATCACCTGCGCGTGCTCCACGACGCCGGTGAACTCATCATCGAGGGCGAGGAGAAGATCCGCGGCGGCACGGCCAAGCGTTATCGCTATGTGGTCGGCGGCGATCCGGAGCGTCCCTCCTCTCCCCCCAGCCCCGAGGACGAGATCGCCTGGCAGCATGCGACCGGCCACGAGGTCGTCCGCCGACTGGGCCAACGCGTGACCGGCCCGGGCAGTTCGTCGGACATCGAGACCTGGGTGGAGCCGGAGACGTGGCTCGAGGCCGTTCGGCTGATCCGGTCCGCGATGAACCTGCTCCACGAGCACGCTCGCCCTTCGCACACGGGAGGAACTGTGCACGTCAGCGCCTCGTCGCAGGCATTCCTGATGGCTCCGAGCGAGTGGCCACCGGGGGTGGCGCAGTGA
- a CDS encoding 3-oxoacyl-ACP reductase family protein, which produces MSVLDMFRLDGKVAIVTGASSGLGVAFAHALAQAGADVALGARRADKLESVADAVRTNGRSVHTVVTDVAKPEDCDRLVAETMERFGRVDILVNNAGVGTAVPATRETPEQFRDVIDVNLNGSYWMAQACGRVMQPGSSIVNISSVLGLTTAGLPQAAYAASKAGIIGLTRDLAQQWTGRKGIRVNAIAPGFFASEMTEQYPDGYLDMMGIRIPAGRKGDGRELAATLVWLASDAGGYVTGQTVAVDGGMTIT; this is translated from the coding sequence ATGAGCGTTCTCGACATGTTCCGCCTCGACGGCAAGGTCGCGATCGTCACGGGTGCCTCCTCGGGCCTCGGCGTCGCGTTCGCCCACGCGCTAGCCCAGGCCGGTGCCGATGTGGCGCTCGGCGCGCGCCGTGCGGACAAACTGGAGAGCGTGGCGGATGCCGTACGCACCAATGGGCGCAGCGTGCACACGGTCGTCACCGACGTCGCCAAGCCCGAAGACTGCGACCGGCTTGTCGCCGAGACGATGGAGCGTTTCGGCAGGGTCGACATCTTGGTCAACAACGCGGGAGTGGGCACCGCTGTCCCGGCCACGCGCGAGACACCCGAGCAGTTCCGCGACGTGATCGACGTCAACCTCAACGGTTCCTATTGGATGGCGCAGGCCTGTGGTCGGGTGATGCAGCCCGGTTCGTCGATCGTCAACATCTCCAGCGTGCTCGGCCTCACGACGGCTGGGCTCCCCCAGGCCGCGTACGCCGCCTCCAAGGCGGGCATCATCGGCCTCACCCGCGACCTGGCCCAGCAGTGGACCGGGCGCAAGGGCATCCGGGTCAACGCGATCGCGCCGGGCTTCTTCGCCTCGGAGATGACCGAGCAGTACCCCGACGGCTACCTGGACATGATGGGCATCCGGATCCCCGCCGGCCGCAAGGGCGACGGTCGCGAACTCGCCGCCACCTTGGTCTGGTTGGCCTCCGACGCGGGCGGCTATGTCACGGGCCAGACCGTCGCCGTCGACGGCGGCATGACGATCACGTGA
- a CDS encoding cadmium-containing carbonic anhydrase, with protein MSGRTTLAAARMGEVTWPGSVGADALAPALELEAFFVPTTSQHRSRCVDGRHNPDVQEGTLGPQAAGGAPGAAIAWRLAVDQDALADSTFVADAQRMVLACTDVGLSPGGHRDDSASGSLVGCGAIDGLSSVLDALTDRTLVADLKRLTRLLLGDDFDRDHFLRVLGAAVVLQGRSDSYFEGRGEVLTWLEERDPGSVPVLEGSHQETCVVVNLVPDTTLASNRYAQAQGTQAFGFDLWSTRSLATALLPGAAQQVEQARFLHARVMLTVATFMALTDGSLPLLIRDQGSISPARIA; from the coding sequence GTGAGCGGTCGTACGACCCTCGCCGCCGCCCGGATGGGAGAGGTGACCTGGCCGGGCAGCGTTGGAGCCGACGCGCTTGCCCCGGCACTCGAACTGGAGGCGTTCTTCGTCCCTACCACCTCTCAGCATCGCTCGCGTTGCGTGGATGGGCGGCACAACCCGGACGTGCAGGAAGGCACCCTCGGTCCGCAGGCGGCGGGCGGCGCCCCGGGAGCGGCGATCGCCTGGCGTCTCGCCGTCGACCAGGACGCCCTGGCCGACAGTACGTTCGTCGCCGACGCGCAGCGGATGGTGCTCGCGTGCACCGATGTCGGCCTGAGTCCCGGCGGGCATCGTGACGATTCGGCATCGGGCAGCCTCGTCGGCTGCGGCGCGATCGACGGGCTGAGCAGCGTCCTCGACGCGCTCACCGACCGCACGCTGGTCGCCGATCTCAAACGACTGACCCGCCTGCTGCTCGGCGACGACTTCGACCGTGACCACTTCCTACGCGTCCTCGGCGCCGCAGTGGTGTTGCAGGGTCGTTCGGACAGCTACTTCGAGGGTCGCGGTGAGGTATTGACCTGGCTGGAGGAGCGCGATCCGGGCAGCGTGCCGGTCTTGGAGGGCAGCCATCAGGAGACATGTGTCGTGGTCAACCTGGTGCCCGACACCACGTTGGCGTCCAACCGATACGCGCAGGCGCAGGGGACGCAGGCGTTCGGCTTCGACCTCTGGAGCACTCGCAGTCTCGCCACCGCGCTGCTGCCCGGTGCCGCGCAACAGGTCGAGCAGGCCCGTTTCCTGCACGCACGCGTGATGCTGACTGTGGCGACTTTCATGGCGCTGACCGATGGTTCACTGCCCTTGCTGATCCGCGATCAGGGCTCGATCAGCCCGGCCCGGATCGCATAA
- a CDS encoding sensor histidine kinase, with the protein MQTERALPLFWRVLLLNGAVFLLGTAALVASPATVSSRPVLAEAVILTGGLGVMLVANALLLRLTFRPLHQLAGSVEFADGLADVPVPRAEPAQRIGRAVNGLLDRIAEEQRSAALQALTAQEAERSRIAQELHDGVGQSLTVALLALGLAEQASDDERSAALTRARDATRDSLDQVKAVARRLRPHVLDELGLRSALASVIEDLFGAGDVAISRGFSPALPHLDEATELVLFRVAQEALTNVARHARAGKVEVTLAPLGSEVELVITDDGIGSTGAVEGTGVAGMRDRAALVGGELTVSGAEGGGTRVRLLVPGVVR; encoded by the coding sequence ATGCAGACCGAGCGAGCGCTACCGCTGTTTTGGCGAGTCCTGCTCCTCAACGGAGCCGTCTTCCTGCTCGGCACAGCGGCCCTGGTCGCCTCGCCGGCAACCGTCTCGTCGCGCCCGGTGCTCGCGGAGGCTGTCATCTTGACCGGCGGGCTCGGGGTGATGCTGGTGGCCAACGCACTGCTCCTGCGACTCACCTTCCGCCCGTTGCATCAACTGGCCGGATCGGTCGAGTTTGCCGACGGGCTCGCCGACGTGCCGGTGCCGCGCGCCGAGCCGGCGCAACGGATCGGGCGCGCGGTCAATGGCCTGCTCGACCGGATCGCCGAGGAGCAGCGCTCGGCTGCCTTGCAGGCGCTCACGGCTCAGGAGGCTGAGCGTTCTCGGATCGCGCAGGAGCTCCACGACGGAGTGGGCCAGTCGCTGACGGTGGCGCTATTGGCGCTGGGTCTGGCCGAGCAGGCGTCGGATGACGAACGCTCGGCCGCGTTGACGCGGGCCCGCGACGCCACGCGTGACAGCCTCGACCAGGTGAAGGCGGTGGCGCGGCGTCTGCGCCCACACGTGCTCGACGAGCTTGGCTTACGCAGTGCCCTGGCGTCAGTCATCGAGGACCTGTTCGGTGCCGGCGACGTGGCGATCAGTCGCGGCTTCAGTCCTGCGCTCCCGCATCTCGACGAAGCGACCGAGTTGGTCCTCTTCCGGGTTGCGCAGGAGGCGCTGACCAACGTGGCTCGTCATGCTCGGGCGGGCAAGGTCGAGGTCACGTTGGCTCCCCTGGGGTCAGAGGTCGAACTGGTGATCACCGACGACGGCATCGGGTCGACCGGGGCCGTCGAGGGCACCGGTGTCGCGGGGATGCGTGACCGGGCTGCGTTGGTCGGCGGAGAGTTGACCGTGTCCGGCGCGGAGGGCGGGGGCACGCGCGTACGCCTGCTGGTGCCGGGAGTCGTGCGGTGA